Below is a genomic region from Brassica oleracea var. oleracea cultivar TO1000 chromosome C9, BOL, whole genome shotgun sequence.
ACAAAACCTGAGGATAGAAAGGATGATGATCATCCCTCATCTTCTCAAGAATCTGCAACAGAACCGGAGCCTGTAACACAGTAAAAAAAATCCAATCTTTCAATATGAGACACTTAGTGAAGCAAATGAAAACGAAACACGAACCTCACGAAAGGCGAGAAACCCAGGAACATAAGGAACTTGGAGTCGGATTAGAGAGAGCTCATTGTGAACTACACGCAGAGAAGGGAGCTCGAGGACGACGAGACAAGCGCACGCCACTGAGGAATCGTCCTTGGAGAAGCTTATGTCCACACCTCCAACGTACTTAAGCGTCTCTGATCCTTGAGAATGTTCCGTTGATGAAGGTAACTTCCATGGGAAGTCATCGTGCGTGATCAGTTTCTTTTTCACCCGATCCTGTTCTCTGTAAAGAAGTCAAACGAATCTCTGAACTGTTTTGATTGATCTGAATCGAAGTAAAGTCTAATGCGACACCTACTCTGTCCAATTCTCTAGCTGATTTGAAGACGAAGACTCGCCTGAAGCTCCTTCTCCGTCCATTTCCGGCGATGTATCAGTCGTAGGAGACGACTCAGCTAACTCCATTTTACCCGAAATTTGAAAAATCGAATCGACTTAACCATCTAATTTCTAAATCGAAACCGAACCTACATTTTGCCCGATGTTCAGGTTTCTCTTTTTCTCTTCACAACAAAATAGTGACGGTAAGTAAAAACCATAATTCAGTGTTTAATTATTTTAAAGAAATAAATCAAACAACATATAGTTTTGAAGTCATATATTATATATATATTTCAATATTATAGTATTTGCACTCTAATAATTTAAAATTCAAATTATAATTTACATTTTTTGTAAAAATAAATAAGATTAATTTTATATATTCAAATAGTAATATAATAGATTAAATATATTAAATTTATATAAGAAAACCCGGTCGTAGCCCGGGAAAACCACTAGTTGTTATATATTTTTCGCTACATTCGGATATATACAGATAAGTAAAAGTGTATATCACGATTTGCCTTCATTGTTGTAACATGAAATTAGGTTAGGTCATATCCCCTATATATTAATTGAGGATCTTTTAAAAAATTAGAATCTTAATTTTGTATTAATTAAAAAAAAACTCATCCTATGTGGCACTTCTAAATGCCTTCTAAATCCTATTTCTAAAAATTCTAGAGCACCTAATATAAACTATAGTTTAATATAGCATTGTCACATATTTCCATAACTATATATCATATCAAAAGTCGCTTTTAAATTTTTTTGTCATACCCGTATTTAGACTAATCTGTGCCTTATATATTAGTTCTTTGTATATTATGAGTAAGGTTCTTGCATGTTAAACGTTTCTTCCAAAAGCTGAACCTACACCAAAGATAAACGAAGAACAAATCACATGATTATTAAACAAATCAAAGAAGAGTGTTGCTAATGTGACTCTTTTTGGATAAAAATATACATTATGTGCAATCAGTCTAAATCCATTAAAACCGAGTAGTAAACAAAAAAAGAATCGTACAAACAGTTCATTATTATTAGGTTCATCACATATAAGTTGAGTAAACTGGAATCTCTACATTAGTTGAATTTTTGTTATTATATGTTGAAGACAACAATACAATTGGAACTCTATAAAATATACTCGAGTGGACATTCAATCTCCTATACAGTATACCATAGAGTAAGAACGAGTACGTATTTAACTAATCAAAAAAATCCTTTTATATTGTATACAAAAAATATTTCAAAACCATATCAGTATAAAACATAATTAATATACGGTTTGTCTATTATTAATGTTTGTTAAGTCATTTTAATTCAAACTGAACCAAACCATAATCAATCAAATACTTTTGGTGGTTTCGGTTAGAATGCATAATTTTTTTTTTATGTTAGTGATGTACGCACAATATAGAATAATAGAATTTTGGTAAGTATAATTTATATTTTTCGCTATTAAAAGAAACAAATAAATACAGAATATTTATGTATATATCTAACTAGAAGGTCACCAAACGATCGTATATATCATACTAGGGTCGGCCCGCCCTACGGGCGGGATATTAGTTAATTTGATATTCACTAAATGTTCAAGTTGAAATTTGTTTTAAGATTCAAAAATTTGGTTATCTGTTATGTGTTACTTATTAGTATGCGGTGGTATAGTTGTTTTTCGATTATTCTTGATTTGATATTGTATCAAATTAACTAATTGTCCAACTCATAATTATAGATGTACAAATGTGGATTTGTGATAAAGTTTGATGACAATACTGTTTTTTCTTTTTAATTCTTATTCATAGTGGAGTGTGCATGTGTCAGAAAGAGGCTCACGGGAGAGAGACAAACATTTCTTTATAGATATAGATATTTATGCTTGGTACACAATTCTTCATTAGGTAAATATGGAAATTTATATTGAAGGCTAAATATGACTTCAGAACTATACCTAAAATTTTTTTGGTAGTTAAGGAAAACGCTAATATTGTGCTTTCGTAAAAGTTAATGATAATGAATGTATCACGTAAACCTAAATATCAGTCTTATATAAACTAGGCCGGAGTATTCGGGTCTCAATCGGGTTTTGATTTTGTCCAATTGAGTTTCGATTTTCGGGTTTATCAAAATTAGCCTAATTCGGGTTAAATAGAAGTTTGGTTTGAGACCGGTTCGGGTTTTATTGAGTTCGAGCCGGAGTTTAACTGCTATATATTTACATAATTGTATTTTGAGCAAGTGTAACTTATTTACTAAATGAAAGCAATATATTTATTTACCAGACACGAGTTCAAACAAAGCAGATTCTTAAATCCTAATAAGGTATAGTATTAACGTGTATAAGTTTCAATTGAATGGTTAACTTTTTCCAAATTATATTTTATTTTTAGATTAGTTATTAACCTCAACACTAACAATACCGAAGCACCGTACCACGAATTCTCAATCCCCTATATATTAATAGAGAAACATTAAAAAAATTATAATTTGTGCTAATTAAAAAAATGTACTGCTGAATTGTCACATAATTGGAATGAAATTTTGCTTACGTGGTGACTTTAGAATCAATTGAGAATTTTGTTGGTCCAAAATTAAATTGCTAGAGAATATTATATTATATAGTATGTCCATTATGGACCATTTATTTATTGTGCTAATTAAAATGTGTAATGCTAAATTGTCACAAAATTGGAATGAAATTTTTCTTACGTGGTGAATTTAATCAATTGAGAATTTTGTTGGTCCAAAATTAAATTGCTAGAGAATATTATATTATATAGTATGTCCATTATGGACCATTTATTTATCAAATTAAAATTTATTATCTATTCTTTCTTTAAATAAAACATATGGAATTACCTAATGTGATTAAAATATATACGGCAATTAATTATTTTAAATAATAAAAATTTGATAACAATTTGTATACTTTTTTTCATTTTTGTTTATTTCTTTATTATTAAAATAAATAACACAACTACATTAATAAAATAAAAAAAACTAGATATTTTTGTATATGTTGTATTTTGAATTTTTCAAAACGAGTATAAATTACTAAAATTGTTAAAAGTCTAACATAAACTTTTGTGATCAAGGTTTGATTTTTTTTTCTATATTAAGATATAATGATTATAAGACCATATGAACAAATGATTTTATTTTAATAGGTTTTTATGTTTATATATATATATATATATATATTTCATATCATTTAAATTAAACTATACATCATATGAAAATACATGCTTATATTTTGATATTTGCATTAAACATATATTGAAAAGTTAATATTTTAGTTTTGAAATCTTCATTGTTTTTTTAAAATGATTATAATTTATTGAAACTACTAAACATCTCACATTAAAAAAATCGTTGGTATAAAATTTTGTTAAACAAATATGAAAATAATCATAAAATTATATAAGTAGGAACCTCAATTAATAAATATCCATATTAAAAGTATACTATATATCTATATTAATATCATTTAAATTTAATTATATATCATATACGATATATAAGATTGATTGTTTTGATTTATTTACCCTAAAATAATTGCGAATAAACAAAAATGATCTTTGATTTATATGCACACGCTAATTTATTACATAATAGTAACTGATTTCTTAGTTATTTAGTATATATAATTATTATTTTATTATTTCAAAATATGCAGAAAACACTAAATAAGTAATAAATATAAAATATTTATTCTGCAAAAGGTGCAGATCTTAACCTAATTATGTATCTCTTTAATAATTTTAAATCGTAAATATTTTCTTAATCTCAGACCAAAACAAACAAACGAAATGAGAATAAACTCCAAAATCAATATTTATAATAACCAAAATGAAAAAGAGACACAAAAAGAAAAAAAATATTGAAGATACATAGGATTGACACGTGAACGTAAACTTCTCACGACCATAATTAACTTTTAAATTTCTAAATCATGATATAAAACTGAACTGACATAGTGTCATTGTAACCAAATAGTACACCTGAAATTCATCCCCCTTAACGTTAAGAATGTTCTTATGCGATAAGTGATTTTTTGACCTAAAACATTTTTTAAAATGGGATCAGCTCCTCTGTAAATAAATTATGTAATTAACAAAAAGTTTAAAAAAAAATTTAATGGTTAAAATATTAATTCGATCAAGAATATAAATTTCTTTTTCATACAATATTTCTTATATAATTTTCATATAAATTTACCCTGTTCAAGACATAGGTCTTATCCTAGTATGTATATATATTGGTAAGACATGAGACCAGTACACAATATATTTTTACACAAACTTATATAACATATTCGGGCTAGTATTTGAGAGGATTTGAAATAGGCTTGGACGTTTTACCCGGACCCGAAAACCCGAACCGGAACTGACCCGAAACCGAACCAAAAATTTATAAGTACCTATTGGATCCAAAATTCTTCTATCCAAAATAGCCAGAACCGAAAAGAACCGATCCGACAAGAACCGATTAATACCCAACTAAAAATATGAATATCCCAAACTATGATTTTTTGTGTTATGTTTTCTATATTTTATTTTATGATTTAGTTGAAATATATTTTTGTTAACAATATTTTTTTTTATTTTTGTAGTATTTTGAAGTAATATGAAGCATTAAATATAAAATTTAAAGTTTTAAAAAAAAATTATTTTAATTATTGATAGTTTATTTTAAAGTATTTTGCAAAATTATATATATATATATATATATATGACATGTTTTGACTAAATTTGATGGGTTTAGGTATTTCGTGTCTTTTTCATATCATAGATATCCAAATCCGAGCCGGACCCAATATAGATCTGAAAATTAAAAGTATTTTTATAGGTATTTTAATTATATATATGAACTGATTTGAACCCGAGAAGAACCGACCTTAACCCGAACCAAAAATTCACAAGTACCTATTGGATCTAAATGTCTAGGATCCGAAGCACCCGGATCCGATAGTAACCGGCCCGAACCCGACCCGAAGACCTGAACGTTTATACCTAATTTGAAATGCTTTGATTTTTAATAAGTTAAATAGATCATGAGCAGGGTTTCAAAAAAGCGGATTGTGTTGTTTTTATTATTATAAAGCAAAGTTTGATATCAAATAGTGTTTTGAGTTTTTTTGTACATTTTAAATAGGATCAATGTACTGAATATTCATAAGAGACAAAAGAACGAAGAATATATCCATGCTACAATAACGTATAATGGATGGGACAATTAGAGCCCAACTTTTCCTGTTTTCTCCTTCATGGTGCGTGCGCGTGAGATGACCGTGGAAGCAAACACACATGTACGCTTTTCCTTCTACCAAACTTATGGCATAGACTTTGAGTGTCAAATCTCTATCATAACACAAGTATATTTTGATTTTTTATTTAAGCTGAGTTCTCGCCAATTTTTTTATGTGGCTCATTCTATCGGATATTAGTAGTTGTTGTTTTGTTTTGATTTATGGCAAAATAGAAAAGACTAGGAATAACAATGTCTGAAGAAGAAGAAGAAGAAGAAATGTAGTAAAATCACAACATTCCAACGAACAAGTAAATGTTTCATCATTATGTATGGTTGTCGTTTCATATTATACTATATGTTATATAGTATACAGTTTGGCACAAGTTTTTCATGGGTTTCAAAAGAAAAACATGAATTAACTGGTGGACTTAAAGTGCTTGAAATTGCTGGATTCTACTCTATAGAGAACGTATATACACTTAAGGGTAGGTCAAATTGTGCTAATATGTATTAAAGTATCCCATATATTCGTGTTTTCGTAGCCACGTGTCATCACTACGATGATTCTTAGAATCTTTAAAAAAATAATTTGGTCCATATAAATATATACTAGGTGTTTGTCCGCAATTTTGCGGGTAATTATATTATATGAAGAAATATATATTATGTTTACATTGTTATAATT
It encodes:
- the LOC106314880 gene encoding endonuclease V-like, with translation MDGEGASGESSSSNQLENWTEEQDRVKKKLITHDDFPWKLPSSTEHSQGSETLKYVGGVDISFSKDDSSVACACLVVLELPSLRVVHNELSLIRLQVPYVPGFLAFREAPVLLQILEKMRDDHHPFYPQVVMVDGNGILHPRGEPKHKRSCKILSSASLQQTQTLAKFIYCADPCRPQLVRLMVRRDVISPGVELICVEQKGEKIEEEQR